One Mycolicibacterium goodii genomic region harbors:
- a CDS encoding HNH endonuclease signature motif containing protein, translated as MAAEVESAVAALDAALDTLLALPCASLTDAALLNICAALQDARNRIPAVEHRAIAALAEQTTPTAIGAKSWPVVLATRLGISVKQARRRCTDAAELGPRVSLTGEVLAPKREHIAAAQTDGALTPDHVVELFKFFAKCPDWVSHQQQCRIEKRLVTGAVGADPETVRQAVDHAVFLLDQDGPAPTDNPPKKPFGITFGPQQPDGSYHLRGKVSAEFKATFDPIDEKLAAPGMCNPADKTPCISGTPSQQQIDSDQRTAPERRHDAMHTAMRLLLANKNLGQINGLPATLLVTTTLQELEKAAGVAITAGGTKLSIPDLIRLASQALHYLAIYDEHTGVPLYLGRARRTASAGQRLAIWARDRGCTRPGCTANGYRCQAHHATTDYSQGGLTDADALALACGCDNRLVGNQPNKWTTRINNHGQCEWIPPALLDRGQHRTNTYHHPETLLANTTSGVTDDNADSGSETSQTTGGDTGAKHDTDTEPHTGTVRGNGQGAWDLIPTEPLDHSERPAIPPELLNHSQPPNTNHHPDTQPADHTRDTTSSPTTRDTNRHNGNGDRSSGENNNGNGGDGESDCHPA; from the coding sequence ATGGCAGCAGAAGTGGAGTCAGCGGTCGCAGCCCTGGACGCGGCGCTCGACACCCTGCTCGCACTCCCCTGCGCCTCGCTCACCGACGCTGCACTGCTGAACATCTGCGCCGCCCTGCAAGACGCCCGCAACCGCATTCCCGCCGTCGAGCACCGCGCCATCGCCGCCCTGGCCGAACAGACCACCCCCACCGCGATCGGCGCCAAATCCTGGCCGGTGGTGCTCGCGACCCGCCTGGGCATCTCAGTCAAGCAAGCCCGCCGCCGCTGCACCGATGCTGCGGAGTTGGGGCCGCGGGTGTCGTTGACCGGCGAAGTACTGGCCCCCAAGCGTGAACACATCGCCGCCGCCCAAACCGACGGGGCACTGACGCCTGATCATGTGGTCGAACTGTTCAAATTCTTCGCCAAATGCCCCGACTGGGTCAGCCACCAGCAGCAATGCCGCATCGAGAAACGACTGGTCACCGGCGCGGTCGGAGCCGACCCCGAAACCGTGCGCCAAGCCGTCGACCACGCCGTGTTCCTGCTCGACCAAGACGGACCCGCCCCCACCGACAACCCACCAAAAAAACCGTTCGGCATCACCTTCGGCCCCCAACAACCCGACGGCTCCTACCACCTGCGCGGCAAAGTCAGCGCCGAATTCAAAGCCACCTTCGACCCCATCGACGAAAAACTGGCCGCCCCCGGCATGTGCAACCCCGCCGACAAGACCCCGTGCATCTCCGGCACACCCTCACAACAACAGATCGACAGCGACCAGCGCACCGCCCCCGAACGACGCCACGACGCCATGCACACCGCGATGCGGCTACTGCTGGCGAACAAAAACCTCGGCCAGATCAACGGCCTACCCGCCACCCTGCTGGTCACCACCACCCTGCAAGAACTCGAAAAAGCCGCCGGAGTCGCCATCACCGCCGGCGGCACCAAACTGTCCATCCCCGACCTGATCCGCCTGGCCTCCCAAGCGCTTCACTACCTCGCCATCTACGACGAACACACCGGGGTTCCCCTCTATTTGGGGCGGGCCCGGCGCACCGCCTCCGCCGGACAACGCCTGGCCATCTGGGCACGCGACCGTGGCTGCACCCGCCCCGGCTGCACCGCCAACGGCTACCGCTGCCAAGCCCACCACGCCACCACTGACTACTCCCAAGGCGGACTCACCGACGCCGACGCCCTCGCCCTGGCCTGCGGATGCGACAACCGCCTCGTCGGCAACCAACCCAACAAATGGACCACCCGCATCAACAACCACGGCCAATGCGAATGGATCCCACCGGCACTCCTCGACCGCGGCCAACACCGCACCAACACCTACCACCACCCCGAAACCCTCCTCGCCAACACCACAAGCGGGGTCACCGACGACAACGCAGACAGCGGGAGCGAGACAAGCCAGACCACCGGCGGCGACACCGGCGCGAAGCACGACACAGACACCGAGCCACACACAGGAACAGTCCGTGGCAACGGCCAAGGCGCATGGGACCTGATCCCAACCGAACCGCTCGACCACAGCGAAAGGCCGGCAATCCCACCCGAACTGCTCAACCACAGCCAACCACCCAACACCAACCACCACCCCGACACCCAGCCCGCAGACCACACCCGAGACACCACAAGCAGCCCCACCACCAGAGATACCAACCGCCACAACGGGAACGGGGACAGAAGCAGCGGCGAGAACAACAACGGCAATGGCGGCGATGGCGAATCAGACTGTCACCCAGCATGA
- a CDS encoding META domain-containing protein — protein MRLVPVVLAVLAVTACANSVNADDRTLDGRTFVSVEVEGEQIPGGGPLTVQFDGGQISTFAGCNHGSGTADLSEGHIATQLASTMMACPRPVGDADQWMSRFFDARPSWSLDGDTLVLQTDSATVTLQDKKVVHPDRPLTGTTWQVTSLVSSQSVSTSRALQDSKPTLTIADDGTVTGFTGCNQFNGHAEVSGTPAIIEFGPLATTRKACQEDIDDVERAVLRVLAGKVQTEIASDELRLTGADGYGLVLRAQ, from the coding sequence ATGCGACTCGTACCGGTAGTGCTCGCGGTCCTGGCAGTCACGGCGTGTGCGAACAGCGTGAACGCCGACGATCGAACCCTCGACGGCCGCACGTTCGTCTCGGTGGAGGTCGAGGGCGAACAGATCCCTGGCGGCGGCCCGTTGACCGTGCAGTTCGACGGCGGGCAGATCAGTACGTTTGCCGGGTGCAACCACGGGTCGGGGACGGCCGACCTCTCGGAGGGCCATATCGCGACGCAACTCGCCAGCACGATGATGGCCTGCCCGCGACCGGTCGGCGATGCCGATCAGTGGATGTCACGGTTCTTCGACGCCCGGCCGTCGTGGTCGCTCGACGGTGACACGCTCGTCCTCCAGACCGACAGCGCCACCGTCACACTGCAGGACAAGAAGGTGGTCCATCCGGATCGTCCCCTCACCGGAACCACGTGGCAGGTGACAAGCCTCGTGTCGTCACAGTCGGTCAGCACGTCGCGCGCCCTGCAGGACTCGAAGCCCACGCTGACAATCGCCGACGACGGCACCGTCACCGGGTTCACCGGCTGCAATCAGTTCAACGGGCACGCCGAGGTGTCCGGCACCCCGGCGATCATCGAGTTCGGGCCGCTGGCAACGACACGCAAAGCGTGCCAGGAAGACATCGACGACGTCGAACGTGCCGTGCTGCGGGTGCTGGCGGGCAAGGTGCAGACCGAGATCGCCTCCGATGAACTCCGCCTGACCGGTGCGGACGGTTACGGCCTGGTGCTGCGGGCCCAGTAG
- a CDS encoding Lrp/AsnC family transcriptional regulator: protein MGGQTPGSPKDVRARDLDDVDRRILLALHDDARMPNSALAELVGIAPSTCHGRVRRLQEIGVIRGFYTDIDPAAVGLGLQAMISVSLQSNARGKIRSFIAQIRTRPQVMDVYFLAGGDDFILHVAARDTEDLRKFVVENLNADSDVAGTQTSLIFEHLRGASPL from the coding sequence ATGGGCGGCCAAACGCCCGGTTCGCCGAAGGATGTTCGGGCCCGCGATCTCGATGACGTCGACCGCCGTATCCTGCTGGCCCTGCACGACGATGCGCGCATGCCCAACAGTGCGCTCGCCGAACTCGTCGGCATCGCTCCTTCGACCTGCCACGGGCGGGTTCGCCGCCTGCAGGAGATCGGTGTGATCCGCGGGTTCTACACCGATATAGACCCGGCGGCTGTCGGACTGGGGCTTCAGGCGATGATCTCGGTCAGCCTGCAATCCAACGCCCGCGGCAAGATCCGCAGCTTCATCGCGCAGATCCGGACACGGCCTCAGGTGATGGACGTGTACTTTCTCGCCGGCGGGGACGACTTCATCCTGCACGTGGCCGCCCGCGACACCGAGGACCTGCGAAAGTTCGTGGTGGAGAACCTCAATGCCGATTCCGACGTGGCGGGCACGCAGACGTCGCTGATCTTCGAGCATCTGCGGGGCGCGTCACCGCTGTGA